The following are from one region of the Acanthopagrus latus isolate v.2019 chromosome 2, fAcaLat1.1, whole genome shotgun sequence genome:
- the usp32 gene encoding ubiquitin carboxyl-terminal hydrolase 32 isoform X2, producing the protein MGAKESRIGFLSYDEAVKRVTDVELKRLKDAFKRTSGITYYMTQQCFYREVLGDGVPHKVAEVIYTSFGGSSKGLHFNNLIVGLVLLTRGRDEEKAKYLFSLFASDLGGYAAREDIEAVLQVLDGEVPTSLKKCFSEGDKVNYERFRSWLLQNKEAFTLSRWLLSGGVCVTLTDDSDTPTFYQTLAGVTHLEESDIIDLEKRYWLLKAQSRTGRFDLETFVPLVSPPIHASLSEGLFHAFDENRDNHIDFKEISCGLSASCRGPIAERQKFCFKVFDVDRDGILSRDELHEMVVALLEVWKDNRTDTLPELHSSVSDIVEDILKMHDTTKLGHLTLEDYQIWSVKSALANEFLNLLFQVCHIVLGLRPGTPEEEGQIIRGWLERESRHGLQQGQNWFLISMLWWQQWKDYVKYGSPCCYLPVQEHKGIVVEQPSILSSLRTPMATATIEPIPPDRLGGLGTFSPVSPTEERSPDAVSSASEATEIALSPQVAPSATESCFARQHNISDNNNQCFSGANGHLPSQLAAQRPGAIDNQSLVNTDPMKAPTLTMEGGRLKRSLQLAPGRDFEMVPEPVWRALYHWYGANLSLPRPVILESKTGQAELELFPRYLLFLRQQPATRSPQSNIWVNMGMTSLRMFPPYLPPPRAGSVPSPNAPLKRVLAYTGCFSRMGTIKDIHLYLSQRLRIKEEDMRLWLYNSENYLTLLDDEDHTLESLKIQDEQQLVIEVRNKDMSWPEEMSFIANSSKMDRHKVPTEKGATGLSNLGNTCFMNSSIQCVSNTKPLTDYFISGRHLYELNRTNPIGMRGHMAKCYGDLVMELWSGTQKNLAPLKLRWTIAKYAPRFNGFQQQDSQELLAFLLDGLHEDLNRVHEKPYVELKDSDGRPDWEVASEAWENHLRRNRSIVVDLFHGQLKSQVKCKTCGHISARFDPFNFLSLPLPMDSSMHLEITVIKLDGSTPVRYGLRLNMDEKYTGLKKQLSELCSLKPEQILLAEVHTSNIKNFPQDNQKVRLSVNGFLCAFEVPVPGSPTSLSSPSLTDVTPIANGSTVIGNVGNKPVLIPNGGPSSMVPCSPDTPLGNGIANGHITPVQESPFIGYIIAMHRKMMRTELYFLSSQKNRPSLFGMPLIVPCTVHTSKKDLYDAVWIQVSRLASPLPPQEASNHAQDCDDSMGYQYPFTLRVVGKDGNSCAWCPWYRFCRGCTIECAEDRASIGNAYIAVDWDPTALHLRYQTSQERIVEEHCSVEQSRRAQAEPISLDSCLRAFTSEEELGEDELYYCSKCKTHRLATKKLDLWRLPPILIVHLKRFQFVNGRWIKSQKIVKFPRENFDPSAFLAPRDLEQHSLHSRSESEDLLRVGEDNLSSISAPAGFCNLPKASPASSRKSAPSLSRTNSPSGSPKIGSGGRRPGRLRLPQLGSRHRLSNSKENLDGAANPEAEPRDFAQLADTEGSGAGTVACGLPGTGEALASESSCNTEASSSHCDVVLVNGDSNGLSSDCSTESSMDPDHSLLQHRDNMCLEAIYNLYAISCHSGIMGGGHYVTYAKNPNEKWYCYNDSSCKEVHSEEIDTDSAYILFYEQQGVEYSQFLPKIDGKKMADTSSMDEDFESDYKKYCVLQ; encoded by the exons GGTGATAAAGTGAACTATGAGCGCTTCAGGAGCTGGCTGCTACAGAACAAGGAGGCCTTCACTTTGTCCAGATGGCTTCTGtctggaggagtgtgtgtcaCGCTCACAGATGACAGTGACACGCCCACCTTCTACCAGACCCTGGCTGGCGTTACACACT TGGAGGAGTCAGACATTATAGATTTGGAGAAGCGCTACTGGCTGCTGAAAGCCCAGTCCAGAACCGGCCGCTTTGACTTGGAAACCTTTGTCCCTCTGGTCTCTCCTCCAATCCATGCCTCACTGAGTGAAG GCTTATTTCACGCTTTTGATGAGAATCGGGACAATCACATCGACTTTAAAGAGATATCTTGTGGACTGTCTGCGAGCTGCAGGGGGCCCATTgctgaaagacagaaat TTTGCTTCAAAGTGTTCGATGTGGACCGTGATGGGATTCTGTCTCGAGATGAACTCCATGAAATGGTGGTGGCCTTGCTGGAGGTGTGGAAGGACAATCGCACAGACACACTCCCT gAGCTGCACAGTAGCGTGTCAGACATCGTAGAGGACATTCTGAAGATGCATGACACAACCAAG CTGGGTCACTTGACCCTGGAGGACTACCAGATCTGGAGCGTGAAGAGTGCTTTGGCCAATGAGTTCTTAAACCTCCTTTTCCAG GTCTGCCACATAGTCCTAGGGCTCAGGCCCGGTACTCccgaggaggagggacagatcATCAG gggttggttagagagggagagcagacaTGGGCTGCAGCAGGGTCAGAACTGGTTCCTCATCTCCATGCTGTGGTGGCAGCAGTGGAAGGACTACGTTAAATAC GGCAGTCCCTGCTGTTATCTTCCTGTCCAGGAGCATAAGGGCATCGTGGTGGAGCAGCCGTCCATCCTGAGCTCATTACGAACTCCAATGGCCACAGCCACTATAGAGCCCATCCCACCAGACAGACTAGGAGGACTGGGAACCTTCAGCCCAGTCAGCCCCACCGAGGAGAGgtcacctgatgctgtgtcGAGCGCCTCGGAGGCTACAGAGATCG CCCTGAGCCCCCAGGTAGCTCCCTCAGCTACAGAGAGCTGTTTTGCCCGTCAGCACAACATATCAGACAAcaacaatcagtgtttttctggaGCCAACGGACACCTCCCCTCCCAGCTTGCAGCACAACGACCTGGAGCCATCGACAACCAGTCTCTGGTCAACACTGACCCCATGAAG GCCCCGACGTTAACCATGGAGGGTGGCAGGCTGAAGCGCTCCCTGCAGCTGGCGCCTGGTAGAGACTTTGAGATGGTGCCAGAGCCGGTGTGGCGGGCGCTCTACCACTGGTATGGTGCCAACCTCAGCCTGCCGCGCCCG GTTATCCTGGAGAGCAAGACGGGCCAAGCAGAGCTGGAGCTCTTTCCACGctacctcctcttcctccgccaGCAGCCGGCCACACGCTCCCCCCAGTCCAACATCTGGGTCAATATGGGTATGACCAGCCTGCGAATGTTCCCACCGTATTTGCCCCCACCAAGAG cAGGTAGTGTGCCATCCCCCAACGCTCCTCTGAAGAGGGTGCTGGCCTACACAGGCTGCTTCAGCCGCATGGGCACCATCAAGGACATCCACCTCTACCTGTCCCAGAGACTCCGCATCAAGGAAGAGGACATGAGACTCTGGCTCTACAACAGTGAG aACTACCTCACGCTCCTAGACGATGAAGATCACACATTGGAAAGCCTGAAGATTCAGGATGAGCAGCAGCTAGTTATTGAAG TCAGGAACAAAGACATGAGTTGGCCTGAGGAAATGTCTTTCATTGCCAACAGTAGTAAGATGGACAGACACAAAG TTCCTACAGAGAAGGGAGCCACTGGCCTTAGTAACCTTGGCAACACCTGCTTCATGAACTCCAGCATCCAGTGTGTGAGCAACACCAAGCCTCTCACAGACTACTTCATCTCAGGGAGACACCTCTATGAGCTCAACAG AACCAACCCCATTGGGATGCGAGGTCACATGGCCAAATGTTATGGTGACTTGGTGATGGAGCTGTGGAGTGGGACACAGAAGAACTTGGCTCCGCTCAAACTTAGA TGGACGATAGCAAAGTACGCGCCGCGCTTTAATGGCTTCCAGCAGCAGGACTCCCAGGAACTGCTGGCCTTCCTGCTGGACGGTCTGCACGAAGATCTGAACAGAGTCCATGAGAAACCCTACGTGGAGCTGAAGGATAGCGATGGCCGGCCCGACTGGGAGGTGGCCTCTGAG GCGTGGGAGAACCACCTGCGGAGGAACCGCTCCATCGTGGTGGACCTCTTCCATGGTCAGCTCAAGTCCCAGGTGAAGTGTAAGACATGCGGACACATCAGTGCTCGCTTCGACCCCTTCAACTTCCTGTCTCTGCCCCTGCCCATGGACAGCTCAATGCATCTGGAGATCACTg tcATTAAACTGGACGGCTCCACGCCTGTGCGCTACGGCCTGAGGTTGAATATGGACGAGAAGTACACAGGACTGAAGAAGCAGCTGAGTGAACTGTGCAGTCTGAAGCCTGAGCAGATCCTCCTGGCTGAGGTCCACACGTCCAACATCAAG AACTTTCCTCAGGACAACCAGAAGGTCCGGCTGTCCGTTAACGGCTTCCTGTGTGCATTTGAGGTCCCAGTGCCAGGGTCACCAACATCACTGAGCTCACCCTCGCTTACAG ATGTCACCCCGATAGCAAATGGCTCCACTGTTATTGGGAATGTGGGCAATAAGCCCGTCCTCATCCCTAACGGTGGCCCAAGCTCGATGGTGCCCTGCAGCCCTGACACACCCCTTGGTAATGGGATCGCCAATGGACACATCACACCGGTGCAGGAGAGCCCCTTCATTGGATACATCATTGCCATGCACAGAAAAATG ATGCGTACAgagctttacttcctgtcatcTCAGAAGAACCGGCCCAGTCTGTTCGGCATGCCTCTTATAGTTCCCTGCACTGTCCACACCAGTAAGAAGGACCTGTACGATGCTGTCTGGATCCAAGTGTCCCGACTGGCCAGTCCGCTGCCCCCGCAGGAAGCCAGCAACCACGCCCAGGACTG TGATGACAGTATGGGCTATCAGTACCCCTTCACTTTACGGGTTGTGGGTAAGGATGGCAACTCATGTGCCTGGTGTCCCTGGTACAG gtTCTGTCGAGGCTGTACAATAGAGTGTGCAGAGGACAGAGCCTCTATAGGAAATGCTTATATAGCTGTTGACTGGGACCCCACTGCCCTGCACCTTCGCTACCAGACCTCCCAGGAGAGG ATTGTGGAGGAGCACTGCAGTGTGGAGCAGTCCCGTCGGGCCCAGGCCGAGCCCATCAGCTTGGACAGCTGTCTGAGGGCCTTCACCAGCGAGGAGGAGCTGGGTGAGGACGAGCTTTACTACTGCTCCAAGTGCAAGACACACCGGCTGGCCACTAAGAAGCTGGACCTCTGGAGGCTGCCACCCATCCTG ATCGTCCACCTGAAGCGCTTCCAGTTCGTGAATGGCCGCTGGATCAAATCCCAGAAGATTGTCAAGTTCCCGCGGGAAAATTTCGACCCCAGTGCTTTCCTGGCTCCCAGAGACCTGGAGCAGCACTCCCTGCACTCCCGCAGTGAGAGCGAGGACCTGCTGAGGGTGGGAGAAGACaacctgtcctccatctctgcccCTGCTGGTTTCTGCAACCTTCCCAAAG CCTCCCCTGCCTCTAGCAGGAAGTCTGCTCCTTCTCTCAGTCGGACCAACAGCCCTTCAGGCAGCCCAAAGATCGGCAGCGGAGGTCGCAGGCCGGGCCGACTACGCCTTCCCCAGCTGGGCAGCAGACACCGCCTCTCCAACAGCAAGGAGAACCTGGATGGAGCTGCTAATCCAGAGGCGGAACCACGGGACTTTGCACAACTGGCAGACACAGAGGGGAGCGGAGCAGGGACTGTGGCATGTGGCCTTCCAGGAACAGGAGAGGCGCTGGCATCAGAATCATCGTGCAACACCGAGGCGTCCAGCAGCCACTGTGACGTGGTCCTGGTGAATGGTGACAGCAACGGGCTGAGTTCagactgcagcacagagagcagcatGGACCCGGACCACTCACTGCTACAGCACAGAGACAACATGTGTCTGGAGGCCATCTACAACCTCTATGCAATATCA TGCCATTCTGGAATCATGGGAGGAGGCCACTATGTGACGTATGCCAAAAACCCCAATGAGAAATGGTACTGTTACAATGACAGCAGCTGTAAG GAAGTGCACTCTGAGGAGATCGACACCGACTCGGCCTACATCCTCTTCTACGAGCAGCAGGGCGTCGAATACTCCCAGTTCCTGCCAAAGATCGATGGCAAAAAGATGGCCGACACCAGTAGCATGGATGAAGACTTTGAGTCCGACTACAAGAAATACTGTGTTCTCCAGTGA
- the usp32 gene encoding ubiquitin carboxyl-terminal hydrolase 32 isoform X9 yields MGAKESRIGFLSYDEAVKRVTDVELKRLKDAFKRTSGITYYMTQQCFYREVLGDGVPHKVAEVIYTSFGGSSKGLHFNNLIVGLVLLTRGRDEEKAKYLFSLFASDLGGYAAREDIEAVLQVLDGEVPTSLKKCFSEGDKVNYERFRSWLLQNKEAFTLSRWLLSGGVCVTLTDDSDTPTFYQTLAGVTHLEESDIIDLEKRYWLLKAQSRTGRFDLETFVPLVSPPIHASLSEGLFHAFDENRDNHIDFKEISCGLSASCRGPIAERQKFCFKVFDVDRDGILSRDELHEMVVALLEVWKDNRTDTLPELHSSVSDIVEDILKMHDTTKLGHLTLEDYQIWSVKSALANEFLNLLFQVCHIVLGLRPGTPEEEGQIIRGWLERESRHGLQQGQNWFLISMLWWQQWKDYVKYEHKGIVVEQPSILSSLRTPMATATIEPIPPDRLGGLGTFSPVSPTEERSPDAVSSASEATEIAALSPQVAPSATESCFARQHNISDNNNQCFSGANGHLPSQLAAQRPGAIDNQSLVNTDPMKAPTLTMEGGRLKRSLQLAPGRDFEMVPEPVWRALYHWYGANLSLPRPVILESKTGQAELELFPRYLLFLRQQPATRSPQSNIWVNMGSVPSPNAPLKRVLAYTGCFSRMGTIKDIHLYLSQRLRIKEEDMRLWLYNSENYLTLLDDEDHTLESLKIQDEQQLVIEVRNKDMSWPEEMSFIANSSKMDRHKVPTEKGATGLSNLGNTCFMNSSIQCVSNTKPLTDYFISGRHLYELNRTNPIGMRGHMAKCYGDLVMELWSGTQKNLAPLKLRWTIAKYAPRFNGFQQQDSQELLAFLLDGLHEDLNRVHEKPYVELKDSDGRPDWEVASEAWENHLRRNRSIVVDLFHGQLKSQVKCKTCGHISARFDPFNFLSLPLPMDSSMHLEITVIKLDGSTPVRYGLRLNMDEKYTGLKKQLSELCSLKPEQILLAEVHTSNIKNFPQDNQKVRLSVNGFLCAFEVPVPGSPTSLSSPSLTDVTPIANGSTVIGNVGNKPVLIPNGGPSSMVPCSPDTPLGNGIANGHITPVQESPFIGYIIAMHRKMMRTELYFLSSQKNRPSLFGMPLIVPCTVHTSKKDLYDAVWIQVSRLASPLPPQEASNHAQDCDDSMGYQYPFTLRVVGKDGNSCAWCPWYRFCRGCTIECAEDRASIGNAYIAVDWDPTALHLRYQTSQERIVEEHCSVEQSRRAQAEPISLDSCLRAFTSEEELGEDELYYCSKCKTHRLATKKLDLWRLPPILIVHLKRFQFVNGRWIKSQKIVKFPRENFDPSAFLAPRDLEQHSLHSRSESEDLLRVGEDNLSSISAPAGFCNLPKASPASSRKSAPSLSRTNSPSGSPKIGSGGRRPGRLRLPQLGSRHRLSNSKENLDGAANPEAEPRDFAQLADTEGSGAGTVACGLPGTGEALASESSCNTEASSSHCDVVLVNGDSNGLSSDCSTESSMDPDHSLLQHRDNMCLEAIYNLYAISCHSGIMGGGHYVTYAKNPNEKWYCYNDSSCKEVHSEEIDTDSAYILFYEQQGVEYSQFLPKIDGKKMADTSSMDEDFESDYKKYCVLQ; encoded by the exons GGTGATAAAGTGAACTATGAGCGCTTCAGGAGCTGGCTGCTACAGAACAAGGAGGCCTTCACTTTGTCCAGATGGCTTCTGtctggaggagtgtgtgtcaCGCTCACAGATGACAGTGACACGCCCACCTTCTACCAGACCCTGGCTGGCGTTACACACT TGGAGGAGTCAGACATTATAGATTTGGAGAAGCGCTACTGGCTGCTGAAAGCCCAGTCCAGAACCGGCCGCTTTGACTTGGAAACCTTTGTCCCTCTGGTCTCTCCTCCAATCCATGCCTCACTGAGTGAAG GCTTATTTCACGCTTTTGATGAGAATCGGGACAATCACATCGACTTTAAAGAGATATCTTGTGGACTGTCTGCGAGCTGCAGGGGGCCCATTgctgaaagacagaaat TTTGCTTCAAAGTGTTCGATGTGGACCGTGATGGGATTCTGTCTCGAGATGAACTCCATGAAATGGTGGTGGCCTTGCTGGAGGTGTGGAAGGACAATCGCACAGACACACTCCCT gAGCTGCACAGTAGCGTGTCAGACATCGTAGAGGACATTCTGAAGATGCATGACACAACCAAG CTGGGTCACTTGACCCTGGAGGACTACCAGATCTGGAGCGTGAAGAGTGCTTTGGCCAATGAGTTCTTAAACCTCCTTTTCCAG GTCTGCCACATAGTCCTAGGGCTCAGGCCCGGTACTCccgaggaggagggacagatcATCAG gggttggttagagagggagagcagacaTGGGCTGCAGCAGGGTCAGAACTGGTTCCTCATCTCCATGCTGTGGTGGCAGCAGTGGAAGGACTACGTTAAATAC GAGCATAAGGGCATCGTGGTGGAGCAGCCGTCCATCCTGAGCTCATTACGAACTCCAATGGCCACAGCCACTATAGAGCCCATCCCACCAGACAGACTAGGAGGACTGGGAACCTTCAGCCCAGTCAGCCCCACCGAGGAGAGgtcacctgatgctgtgtcGAGCGCCTCGGAGGCTACAGAGATCG CAGCCCTGAGCCCCCAGGTAGCTCCCTCAGCTACAGAGAGCTGTTTTGCCCGTCAGCACAACATATCAGACAAcaacaatcagtgtttttctggaGCCAACGGACACCTCCCCTCCCAGCTTGCAGCACAACGACCTGGAGCCATCGACAACCAGTCTCTGGTCAACACTGACCCCATGAAG GCCCCGACGTTAACCATGGAGGGTGGCAGGCTGAAGCGCTCCCTGCAGCTGGCGCCTGGTAGAGACTTTGAGATGGTGCCAGAGCCGGTGTGGCGGGCGCTCTACCACTGGTATGGTGCCAACCTCAGCCTGCCGCGCCCG GTTATCCTGGAGAGCAAGACGGGCCAAGCAGAGCTGGAGCTCTTTCCACGctacctcctcttcctccgccaGCAGCCGGCCACACGCTCCCCCCAGTCCAACATCTGGGTCAATATGG GTAGTGTGCCATCCCCCAACGCTCCTCTGAAGAGGGTGCTGGCCTACACAGGCTGCTTCAGCCGCATGGGCACCATCAAGGACATCCACCTCTACCTGTCCCAGAGACTCCGCATCAAGGAAGAGGACATGAGACTCTGGCTCTACAACAGTGAG aACTACCTCACGCTCCTAGACGATGAAGATCACACATTGGAAAGCCTGAAGATTCAGGATGAGCAGCAGCTAGTTATTGAAG TCAGGAACAAAGACATGAGTTGGCCTGAGGAAATGTCTTTCATTGCCAACAGTAGTAAGATGGACAGACACAAAG TTCCTACAGAGAAGGGAGCCACTGGCCTTAGTAACCTTGGCAACACCTGCTTCATGAACTCCAGCATCCAGTGTGTGAGCAACACCAAGCCTCTCACAGACTACTTCATCTCAGGGAGACACCTCTATGAGCTCAACAG AACCAACCCCATTGGGATGCGAGGTCACATGGCCAAATGTTATGGTGACTTGGTGATGGAGCTGTGGAGTGGGACACAGAAGAACTTGGCTCCGCTCAAACTTAGA TGGACGATAGCAAAGTACGCGCCGCGCTTTAATGGCTTCCAGCAGCAGGACTCCCAGGAACTGCTGGCCTTCCTGCTGGACGGTCTGCACGAAGATCTGAACAGAGTCCATGAGAAACCCTACGTGGAGCTGAAGGATAGCGATGGCCGGCCCGACTGGGAGGTGGCCTCTGAG GCGTGGGAGAACCACCTGCGGAGGAACCGCTCCATCGTGGTGGACCTCTTCCATGGTCAGCTCAAGTCCCAGGTGAAGTGTAAGACATGCGGACACATCAGTGCTCGCTTCGACCCCTTCAACTTCCTGTCTCTGCCCCTGCCCATGGACAGCTCAATGCATCTGGAGATCACTg tcATTAAACTGGACGGCTCCACGCCTGTGCGCTACGGCCTGAGGTTGAATATGGACGAGAAGTACACAGGACTGAAGAAGCAGCTGAGTGAACTGTGCAGTCTGAAGCCTGAGCAGATCCTCCTGGCTGAGGTCCACACGTCCAACATCAAG AACTTTCCTCAGGACAACCAGAAGGTCCGGCTGTCCGTTAACGGCTTCCTGTGTGCATTTGAGGTCCCAGTGCCAGGGTCACCAACATCACTGAGCTCACCCTCGCTTACAG ATGTCACCCCGATAGCAAATGGCTCCACTGTTATTGGGAATGTGGGCAATAAGCCCGTCCTCATCCCTAACGGTGGCCCAAGCTCGATGGTGCCCTGCAGCCCTGACACACCCCTTGGTAATGGGATCGCCAATGGACACATCACACCGGTGCAGGAGAGCCCCTTCATTGGATACATCATTGCCATGCACAGAAAAATG ATGCGTACAgagctttacttcctgtcatcTCAGAAGAACCGGCCCAGTCTGTTCGGCATGCCTCTTATAGTTCCCTGCACTGTCCACACCAGTAAGAAGGACCTGTACGATGCTGTCTGGATCCAAGTGTCCCGACTGGCCAGTCCGCTGCCCCCGCAGGAAGCCAGCAACCACGCCCAGGACTG TGATGACAGTATGGGCTATCAGTACCCCTTCACTTTACGGGTTGTGGGTAAGGATGGCAACTCATGTGCCTGGTGTCCCTGGTACAG gtTCTGTCGAGGCTGTACAATAGAGTGTGCAGAGGACAGAGCCTCTATAGGAAATGCTTATATAGCTGTTGACTGGGACCCCACTGCCCTGCACCTTCGCTACCAGACCTCCCAGGAGAGG ATTGTGGAGGAGCACTGCAGTGTGGAGCAGTCCCGTCGGGCCCAGGCCGAGCCCATCAGCTTGGACAGCTGTCTGAGGGCCTTCACCAGCGAGGAGGAGCTGGGTGAGGACGAGCTTTACTACTGCTCCAAGTGCAAGACACACCGGCTGGCCACTAAGAAGCTGGACCTCTGGAGGCTGCCACCCATCCTG ATCGTCCACCTGAAGCGCTTCCAGTTCGTGAATGGCCGCTGGATCAAATCCCAGAAGATTGTCAAGTTCCCGCGGGAAAATTTCGACCCCAGTGCTTTCCTGGCTCCCAGAGACCTGGAGCAGCACTCCCTGCACTCCCGCAGTGAGAGCGAGGACCTGCTGAGGGTGGGAGAAGACaacctgtcctccatctctgcccCTGCTGGTTTCTGCAACCTTCCCAAAG CCTCCCCTGCCTCTAGCAGGAAGTCTGCTCCTTCTCTCAGTCGGACCAACAGCCCTTCAGGCAGCCCAAAGATCGGCAGCGGAGGTCGCAGGCCGGGCCGACTACGCCTTCCCCAGCTGGGCAGCAGACACCGCCTCTCCAACAGCAAGGAGAACCTGGATGGAGCTGCTAATCCAGAGGCGGAACCACGGGACTTTGCACAACTGGCAGACACAGAGGGGAGCGGAGCAGGGACTGTGGCATGTGGCCTTCCAGGAACAGGAGAGGCGCTGGCATCAGAATCATCGTGCAACACCGAGGCGTCCAGCAGCCACTGTGACGTGGTCCTGGTGAATGGTGACAGCAACGGGCTGAGTTCagactgcagcacagagagcagcatGGACCCGGACCACTCACTGCTACAGCACAGAGACAACATGTGTCTGGAGGCCATCTACAACCTCTATGCAATATCA TGCCATTCTGGAATCATGGGAGGAGGCCACTATGTGACGTATGCCAAAAACCCCAATGAGAAATGGTACTGTTACAATGACAGCAGCTGTAAG GAAGTGCACTCTGAGGAGATCGACACCGACTCGGCCTACATCCTCTTCTACGAGCAGCAGGGCGTCGAATACTCCCAGTTCCTGCCAAAGATCGATGGCAAAAAGATGGCCGACACCAGTAGCATGGATGAAGACTTTGAGTCCGACTACAAGAAATACTGTGTTCTCCAGTGA